One Candidatus Binataceae bacterium genomic region harbors:
- the rplS gene encoding 50S ribosomal protein L19, producing MNDVIRKIEEPTIKSDLPAFRSGDTVRLQVRVIEGEKERIQAFEGVVIRINRAGARTTFTVRKVSYGIGVERIFPLNSSRIESIQVLSRGRVRRARLYYLRALRGKAARIASAS from the coding sequence ATGAACGACGTGATTAGGAAAATCGAAGAACCGACGATCAAGTCCGACTTGCCCGCTTTTCGCAGCGGTGACACGGTTCGGCTGCAAGTGCGCGTCATTGAGGGCGAAAAGGAGCGTATCCAGGCTTTCGAGGGCGTGGTAATCCGTATCAACCGGGCAGGAGCCCGCACCACCTTCACCGTGCGCAAGGTATCCTACGGCATTGGGGTCGAACGGATCTTCCCGCTTAATTCCAGTCGCATCGAGAGCATCCAAGTGCTCAGCCGAGGTCGCGTACGACGCGCCCGTTTGTATTACCTGCGCGCCCTGCGCGGCAAGGCCGCCCGTATTGCCTCGGCTAGCTAG
- a CDS encoding polymer-forming cytoskeletal protein: MSNRETDSSPLPVAELGAGWHAERARVAVGRNVTVSGRLIFQEPVRIEGTFKGEVQSSDLVVIAAEAKISDGRVKAHRLLVLGRVEGDVESERVFLGPASVVTGNIRAAYLTICEGAEYNGAVQMAGGRELRPEDAAAVRGGRG; the protein is encoded by the coding sequence ATGAGCAACCGCGAAACGGATTCAAGCCCGCTCCCCGTGGCAGAGCTGGGCGCGGGATGGCACGCCGAGCGGGCCCGGGTCGCGGTGGGGCGCAACGTTACCGTCTCGGGGCGGCTTATCTTTCAGGAGCCGGTGCGGATCGAGGGCACCTTTAAGGGCGAGGTGCAGTCCAGCGACTTGGTGGTGATTGCCGCCGAGGCCAAAATCAGCGATGGGCGAGTGAAGGCCCATCGTTTGCTGGTATTGGGGCGAGTGGAGGGCGACGTCGAGTCAGAGCGGGTCTTCCTAGGGCCCGCGAGCGTGGTCACAGGCAATATCCGTGCCGCTTATCTGACCATTTGCGAAGGTGCCGAGTACAACGGCGCGGTGCAGATGGCGGGTGGGCGCGAGCTGCGCCCCGAAGATGCCGCCGCCGTCCGTGGCGGACGGGGCTAG
- a CDS encoding oligopeptide/dipeptide ABC transporter ATP-binding protein: MVETVALCKEFAVGTQGLFTRRRLAVKAVDGVSLQIRPAETLGLVGESGSGKSTLGRLILRLIEPTSGSVRFDGLELAGLKRAELRALRRQMQLVFQDPYASLNPRMTIEAIVGEGIDIHRLARGAQRRRRLVELLRMVGLEEESLGRYPHEFSGGQRQRIGIARALAVNPRFLVLDEPVSALDMSIQAQIINLLQDLQEELKLTYLFIAHDLRVVEHISQRVAIMYLGKIVEIGSREQIYTTPRHPYTQALLAAVPSIDAVGQPRHLELPGEAPSPINPPSGCSFHPRCPYARDICRKDSPALIEGSSGQAVACHVFPAQ; this comes from the coding sequence TTGGTCGAGACGGTCGCGTTATGCAAGGAATTTGCGGTTGGCACCCAAGGGCTGTTCACCAGGCGGCGGCTCGCAGTCAAGGCAGTCGACGGCGTTAGTCTGCAAATTCGGCCCGCCGAAACGCTGGGCCTGGTGGGTGAATCGGGTTCGGGGAAATCGACCCTGGGCCGGCTCATTTTGCGCTTGATCGAACCCACCTCGGGCAGTGTGCGCTTTGACGGCCTGGAATTGGCTGGATTGAAGCGGGCCGAGTTGCGCGCGCTGCGCCGACAAATGCAACTGGTTTTTCAGGATCCCTACGCTTCGCTCAACCCCCGGATGACGATCGAGGCGATTGTGGGCGAAGGGATCGATATTCATCGCTTGGCGCGGGGCGCTCAACGGCGTCGGCGTCTGGTCGAGTTGCTACGGATGGTGGGCTTGGAGGAGGAAAGCTTAGGCCGCTACCCGCACGAATTTTCTGGCGGTCAGCGCCAGCGAATTGGCATCGCCCGCGCGCTAGCGGTCAATCCTCGCTTCCTGGTTCTGGACGAGCCCGTCTCCGCCCTCGACATGTCGATTCAGGCGCAAATTATCAACCTGCTCCAGGACCTGCAGGAAGAGCTCAAGCTGACCTACCTGTTTATCGCCCACGACTTGCGGGTGGTCGAGCATATCAGCCAGCGGGTTGCCATCATGTACCTGGGCAAGATCGTCGAGATCGGTAGCCGCGAGCAGATCTATACCACCCCTCGCCATCCTTATACCCAGGCGCTGCTGGCCGCAGTGCCATCGATCGATGCGGTAGGGCAACCGCGACACCTCGAGCTGCCGGGCGAGGCACCCAGCCCGATCAACCCGCCTAGCGGTTGCAGCTTCCATCCGCGCTGTCCCTACGCTCGGGATATCTGCCGCAAGGACAGCCCCGCGCTTATCGAAGGCAGCAGCGGGCAGGCGGTTGCCTGCCACGTGTTCCCGGCGCAGTGA
- a CDS encoding ABC transporter ATP-binding protein: protein MQPLLEIRDLRTSFSTEAGKARAVDGVSFTVGAGRLMGLVGESGSGKTVTALSIMRLLPENASIQGGQILFEGQDLLSLSEERMRHVRGAGIAMIFQEPMTSLNPVFTIGSQIGEAIRLHQNKSRAEARAQSIEMLRLVKIADPERRIDDYPHQLSGGMRQRVMIAMALSCNPKLLIADEPTTALDVTIQAQILDLIAELRERLGLSVLLVTHDLGIVAQYADDVTILYAAKVMERAPARQLFENPLNPYTRALLQSIPGSGATRHRRLKAIPGSIPSLLHPPSGCRFHPRCEAAVADCMRIEPPLEEKRPHHYVACIRV from the coding sequence ATGCAACCGTTACTGGAAATCCGCGATCTGCGCACCTCCTTCAGCACCGAGGCGGGGAAAGCACGCGCGGTGGACGGGGTCAGTTTCACCGTCGGCGCCGGTCGCCTGATGGGGTTGGTGGGTGAGTCGGGATCGGGCAAGACGGTCACCGCGCTGTCGATCATGCGCTTGTTGCCTGAGAATGCGAGCATCCAGGGCGGTCAAATCCTGTTCGAGGGACAGGATCTGTTGAGCTTGTCAGAGGAGCGGATGCGCCATGTTCGGGGCGCCGGTATCGCGATGATTTTTCAGGAGCCGATGACCTCGCTCAATCCGGTCTTTACCATCGGTAGCCAGATTGGCGAGGCGATCCGGCTCCATCAGAATAAGTCGCGGGCCGAGGCCCGCGCGCAGAGTATCGAGATGCTGCGGCTGGTCAAAATCGCCGATCCCGAACGCCGTATCGATGACTACCCTCATCAGTTATCAGGTGGGATGCGCCAGCGGGTAATGATCGCGATGGCGCTATCGTGCAATCCCAAACTGTTGATCGCCGACGAGCCTACCACCGCGCTGGATGTGACTATCCAGGCCCAGATCCTCGATTTGATAGCCGAGCTGCGCGAGCGGCTGGGACTGTCGGTGTTGCTGGTGACCCACGATCTGGGGATCGTGGCCCAATATGCCGACGACGTGACGATTCTATACGCCGCCAAAGTGATGGAACGGGCGCCCGCGCGCCAGCTCTTCGAAAACCCGCTCAATCCCTATACCCGCGCGCTCCTGCAATCGATCCCGGGCTCGGGAGCCACTCGCCATCGCCGGCTCAAGGCTATTCCGGGGAGTATTCCCAGCCTGCTCCATCCACCCAGCGGCTGCCGATTCCACCCCCGCTGCGAGGCGGCGGTGGCCGACTGCATGCGCATCGAACCACCCCTTGAGGAGAAGCGGCCCCACCACTATGTCGCCTGTATCAGGGTCTGA
- a CDS encoding ABC transporter permease, with translation MRREWRLASWPVRISVALLLLFYLMAAGAPALAPYNPTYQNRMLPDCQPMELHLAAPADWSHGLLYTYPMVLDASDPLERHYRPDRAHRVYLHFFTRDRLLTTAAGAPPYFLVGSDELGRDLASRIIYGSRISMCVGLVGVAISFSLGILVGTLAGYLGGLPDNLIMRWTEIEMSLPSFYFLLALAAVIPPGLSSGETFFVIVAIMSVIGWAGLARVIRGMAASVRSRPYVEAARALGASTPRIMLRHLIPSLLGYAVVAATLSIPGFILGESALSLLGLGIQEPAASWGNMLAEAEKVQNLMRYPWILIPGLFIFLTVMSFNFLGDHLRDRLDPAN, from the coding sequence TTGAGGCGGGAATGGCGGCTCGCTTCCTGGCCGGTACGGATTTCCGTCGCCTTGCTCCTGCTGTTCTACCTGATGGCGGCCGGTGCGCCGGCGCTGGCGCCCTACAATCCCACCTATCAGAACCGGATGTTGCCCGACTGCCAACCGATGGAGTTGCATCTGGCGGCGCCGGCGGATTGGAGCCACGGACTGCTCTACACGTACCCAATGGTGCTTGATGCCAGCGATCCGCTGGAGCGCCATTATCGACCCGACCGTGCGCATAGGGTCTACCTTCATTTCTTCACGCGCGACCGATTGCTGACCACCGCCGCCGGCGCGCCCCCGTATTTCCTTGTGGGAAGCGATGAATTGGGACGCGATCTGGCCTCGCGCATCATCTACGGCTCGCGTATCAGCATGTGCGTAGGTCTAGTAGGAGTGGCGATCAGCTTTAGCCTCGGGATCCTGGTGGGCACTTTAGCCGGGTACCTGGGCGGCCTGCCCGACAACCTGATCATGCGTTGGACCGAGATTGAAATGTCGTTACCCTCCTTCTATTTTCTGCTCGCCCTGGCGGCGGTCATTCCCCCCGGCTTGAGTTCGGGTGAGACTTTTTTCGTGATCGTGGCGATTATGAGCGTGATCGGTTGGGCCGGGTTGGCGCGTGTGATTCGCGGGATGGCGGCCTCGGTGCGCTCGCGCCCGTACGTCGAGGCGGCCCGCGCGCTGGGCGCCTCAACCCCGCGTATCATGCTGCGCCACTTGATTCCGTCGCTGCTGGGTTATGCGGTGGTGGCGGCCACGCTGTCGATACCCGGCTTTATTCTGGGCGAAAGCGCGCTTTCGCTGTTGGGCTTGGGGATTCAGGAGCCGGCGGCTAGTTGGGGCAATATGCTGGCCGAGGCGGAAAAAGTGCAGAACCTGATGCGCTATCCGTGGATTTTGATTCCTGGCCTGTTCATTTTCCTGACCGTGATGTCCTTCAATTTTTTGGGCGACCATTTGCGCGACCGGCTGGATCCGGCCAATTGA
- a CDS encoding ABC transporter permease: protein MARFIVKRLLGMIPLLLGVTFMSFLVMSLVPGNFLSNLKMNPAISPQTIHQMEVQFGLNQPLMVRYFKWLWNALHLDFGISLAYRVSVVNLIASRALNTMILAGTSMLLSWALAIPIGIVVAVRQNSIWDRVLSFLAFFGMSLPNFFFAFLLMFLALRTGWFPIGGTFSPDYDRLDAWSKLLDRTDHLILPVIVLGTAGMAGLMRLMRSQILEIKNSEFVRTARAKGLPERVVLYKHVLRNALNPFITLAGYSLADLLGGAALVEAVMNLQGLGLLLLDAVRSLDVYLVMGSVLSGTLLLLLGNLLADVALVAVDPRVDFGSLGGSS, encoded by the coding sequence GTGGCGCGCTTTATCGTCAAACGGCTGCTGGGCATGATCCCGCTTCTGCTGGGCGTGACCTTCATGTCCTTCCTGGTAATGTCGCTGGTGCCCGGCAATTTTCTCTCCAACCTCAAGATGAATCCGGCCATCTCGCCCCAGACGATCCATCAGATGGAGGTTCAGTTCGGGCTCAACCAGCCCTTGATGGTGCGCTACTTCAAATGGCTGTGGAATGCGCTGCATCTGGATTTTGGAATTTCACTCGCCTATCGGGTCAGCGTGGTTAACCTAATCGCGTCGCGCGCGCTCAACACCATGATCCTGGCGGGGACCAGCATGCTGCTGTCATGGGCGCTGGCGATTCCGATCGGAATCGTGGTCGCGGTGCGTCAAAACTCGATTTGGGATCGGGTGCTGTCCTTCCTGGCCTTCTTCGGCATGTCGCTGCCCAATTTCTTTTTCGCCTTCTTACTGATGTTCTTGGCCTTACGCACGGGTTGGTTTCCGATCGGCGGCACCTTCTCGCCCGATTACGATCGGCTGGATGCCTGGAGCAAGCTGCTCGATCGCACCGACCATCTGATTCTGCCGGTAATCGTGCTGGGCACGGCAGGGATGGCGGGTTTGATGCGTCTGATGCGCTCGCAGATCCTGGAGATCAAAAATTCCGAGTTCGTGCGCACCGCGCGGGCCAAGGGGCTGCCCGAGCGGGTCGTGCTCTACAAGCACGTGCTGCGCAATGCGCTTAACCCCTTCATCACGTTGGCCGGTTACAGCCTGGCCGATCTGCTGGGCGGAGCCGCGCTGGTCGAAGCCGTAATGAATCTGCAGGGGTTGGGTTTGCTTCTGCTGGACGCGGTGCGCTCACTGGACGTTTACCTAGTGATGGGTTCGGTGCTTAGCGGCACCCTGCTCCTGCTGCTGGGCAATCTGCTTGCCGACGTGGCTCTGGTTGCGGTCGATCCGCGGGTAGATTTTGGCTCGCTGGGGGGCTCCTCGTGA
- a CDS encoding ABC transporter substrate-binding protein: MAEHPSLRRLLALTILVAVSAGCHIRRPTDHHERDQILYSNVGSDPRTFNPLLVTDAGSGAALGNLFEGLVRINPETTLPEPNLAQSWEIARDGKSIVFHLRHGVKWQDGAPFTAHDVVFTLRAIYDPRVPNSERSTLLVDGQPIVAQALDDYTVRMTMARPFAPLLYAVGFDILPAHILEPALKAGKFTQTWAIDTPPAKIVGLGSFELTRYVQAQYLQFARNSDYWMRAPDGSRLPRLHGETDLIIQDHNAAYLRFLSGQLDVYDPLPEEVLDLHVKAAGLGVTLRQIGLDTGSLFFAFNRNPRHFIHDGVTDPRLRWFTDLNFMRALAHLVDKQGMINLVFHGLGKPAISDISPENKVFHNPNLSNYTYDPKLAARLLDEAGYRLIAPHVRADPQGHPLIFNLITNAGNPSRDQICIIFKQDLANVGITVNYRPLEFTTLVDKLDTTFDWDCVLIGFTGTIDPNDGSNFYRSSGNLHLWDPNEPHPATPWEAEIDRLLDQGASEMDVKKRALYYWRIQQILHDQLPIIETVRQEEYSAYKNALENYRPTVWGLYQPEYIQFRAQ; this comes from the coding sequence ATGGCTGAGCATCCAAGCCTACGCCGCCTACTGGCGCTGACGATCCTTGTAGCCGTGAGCGCTGGTTGTCACATTCGCCGGCCCACCGACCATCACGAGCGCGATCAGATCCTGTATTCTAACGTGGGCAGCGATCCACGCACCTTCAATCCGCTGCTGGTTACCGACGCCGGTTCGGGTGCGGCGCTCGGCAACCTGTTCGAGGGCTTGGTGCGGATCAACCCCGAGACCACGTTGCCCGAGCCCAATCTGGCACAAAGTTGGGAAATCGCGCGTGACGGCAAAAGTATCGTTTTCCATCTTCGCCACGGCGTGAAATGGCAGGACGGCGCACCCTTTACCGCCCATGATGTAGTCTTTACCCTACGCGCGATTTACGATCCCCGCGTGCCCAACAGCGAGCGCTCCACCCTGCTGGTCGACGGCCAGCCGATCGTGGCCCAGGCGCTGGACGATTACACGGTACGGATGACGATGGCGCGGCCGTTCGCTCCGCTGCTTTACGCGGTGGGCTTCGATATTCTGCCCGCGCACATTCTGGAGCCGGCGCTGAAGGCGGGTAAATTCACTCAAACCTGGGCGATCGACACCCCACCGGCCAAGATTGTCGGCTTGGGCAGTTTCGAGCTGACCCGTTATGTGCAGGCGCAATATCTACAGTTCGCCCGCAATTCTGACTACTGGATGCGCGCGCCCGACGGCTCGCGCCTACCGCGCCTGCATGGGGAAACCGACCTGATCATTCAGGATCACAACGCCGCCTACCTGCGCTTTCTTTCCGGCCAATTGGACGTTTACGATCCGCTGCCTGAAGAGGTCCTTGATCTGCACGTCAAAGCGGCTGGCTTGGGCGTCACCTTGCGTCAGATTGGTTTAGATACCGGCTCGCTGTTCTTCGCCTTCAACCGCAATCCGCGCCATTTCATTCATGACGGCGTCACCGACCCACGGCTGCGATGGTTCACCGACCTCAACTTCATGCGCGCCTTGGCCCATCTGGTGGATAAGCAGGGGATGATCAACCTGGTCTTTCATGGCCTGGGCAAGCCGGCGATCTCCGATATTTCCCCCGAGAACAAGGTTTTTCACAATCCCAATCTTAGCAACTACACCTACGATCCCAAGTTGGCGGCGCGGCTGCTGGACGAAGCGGGCTATCGTCTGATAGCGCCGCACGTGCGCGCCGATCCGCAGGGCCATCCCTTGATTTTCAATTTGATCACCAATGCTGGCAATCCCAGCCGTGATCAAATCTGCATAATCTTCAAGCAGGACCTCGCTAATGTCGGGATTACGGTGAACTATCGCCCGTTGGAATTCACCACCTTGGTGGACAAGTTGGATACGACTTTTGATTGGGACTGCGTGTTGATCGGCTTTACCGGTACGATCGATCCCAACGATGGCTCCAATTTTTATCGCTCCTCGGGCAACCTCCATCTCTGGGACCCGAATGAACCTCATCCGGCGACGCCATGGGAAGCGGAAATCGATCGGCTGCTGGACCAGGGGGCGAGCGAGATGGACGTCAAGAAGCGCGCGCTCTATTACTGGCGCATACAGCAAATTCTGCACGACCAGTTGCCCATTATCGAGACTGTGCGCCAGGAAGAGTACTCGGCCTACAAAAACGCGTTGGAGAATTATCGGCCCACGGTCTGGGGGCTGTATCAGCCCGAATATATTCAGTTTCGGGCACAATAG
- a CDS encoding DUF4292 domain-containing protein, which produces MLAWLAWSCAVTAPAPIVAPAAATSADAAQAQGLTRDLLARERRLVGLQTDAVMRYQAATGSLKARETISVRRSGRLRVEVMSPFGPALVLAASGGQLGIYDPGQNVFYRGRADAATLARFVRIPMDPGPAVRLLLGLMPQELAPDSIPSSVRRQDDLLVADYRLASGGTEELGFSGGHLALVRLSGVGRQAGYQVRYSDYLDIGGLQFPHHLQAEFAAAGARLDVRYERPIVNPALSDALFVLAPGAGAREVNLDSAGAGMGSNG; this is translated from the coding sequence ATGCTGGCATGGTTGGCGTGGAGCTGCGCGGTTACCGCGCCCGCGCCCATAGTCGCCCCGGCCGCCGCGACCTCGGCCGACGCCGCGCAGGCGCAGGGGTTGACCCGCGACTTGCTCGCCCGCGAACGGCGATTGGTTGGCCTTCAAACCGACGCCGTGATGAGGTATCAGGCCGCCACCGGAAGCTTGAAGGCGCGCGAAACCATCAGCGTGCGGCGCAGTGGACGCTTGCGGGTGGAAGTAATGTCGCCCTTCGGCCCGGCCTTGGTGCTGGCCGCCAGCGGTGGTCAGCTGGGAATCTACGACCCCGGCCAGAACGTTTTTTATCGCGGGCGCGCCGATGCCGCCACGCTGGCGCGGTTCGTGCGGATCCCGATGGATCCCGGGCCGGCGGTGCGTCTACTGCTCGGCCTCATGCCGCAGGAACTCGCGCCCGACAGTATCCCCAGTTCGGTTCGGCGTCAGGATGACTTGTTGGTGGCCGACTACCGCTTGGCGAGTGGCGGGACCGAGGAGTTGGGCTTTAGCGGAGGTCATTTGGCGTTGGTGCGCCTGAGTGGAGTGGGCAGGCAAGCGGGTTACCAGGTTCGCTACAGCGACTACCTCGACATCGGCGGCTTGCAGTTCCCCCATCATTTGCAGGCTGAATTTGCAGCCGCCGGCGCTCGTCTGGATGTTCGTTACGAGCGTCCGATCGTCAATCCCGCGCTGTCCGACGCGCTGTTTGTGCTGGCGCCCGGCGCCGGCGCGCGGGAGGTAAACCTGGATTCCGCCGGCGCCGGCATGGGGAGCAATGGCTGA
- a CDS encoding tetratricopeptide repeat protein, translating to MKLRGTVTLTVLFAAPALLAACSTVSYFSNTRPSAAATAATQDTPFGGLPAVTPPANARAMGDFLKAEYASNQGDRKAAMGFYEDAVRDDPTNATLRVRLATLYVRDGQLPQALAQVNRALELDPTLVDARLLAAGLDSATGDNATAAKQYEQVLKTDPKNQEAYLYLGTLYAKQGNYKQALATFQRMITLDPRSFLGYYYAGRVSAAAQNYPAADNYFQQALVLNPDSELVLMDVALLRELEGKTQEAEQIYHRILLSNPDDDTARKRLAELYVGQKKFDQALDEFKRLEKLETNPEDTRIKIGLLYFERGDFERAAVEFNLVLGAQPNNYRVHYYLGSVYSEMNEPKKAEAQFQQIPPNADHFVESRVHLAYLYDKDKQYDEAIAVLKQALEKKPNDAELMGFMAGIYREKKDLPDAIALLQKMTVADPKNDKFHFTLGALYDEDKQQQESIAQMKEAIRLNPSNAQALNYLGYTYAEMGTNLSEAEKLVRRAIDLEPQDGFYIDSLGWVYYRQGHYREAAKELERAVDLTDDDPTITEHLADTYEKLGKYEAANHLYKQALAKSQESDQVQRLRLKLQSLRAEQHVQQ from the coding sequence ATGAAATTGCGCGGGACAGTTACCCTAACCGTGCTGTTCGCAGCCCCGGCGCTTTTAGCGGCCTGCTCGACAGTCAGCTACTTTTCCAACACGCGGCCCAGCGCCGCCGCCACCGCGGCCACCCAGGATACCCCCTTTGGCGGGCTGCCCGCGGTCACCCCGCCCGCCAACGCCCGGGCGATGGGCGATTTTCTCAAGGCTGAATACGCCAGCAACCAGGGCGATCGTAAGGCCGCGATGGGCTTTTACGAGGATGCCGTACGCGACGACCCCACTAATGCCACCTTGCGCGTGCGCCTGGCCACGCTGTATGTGCGCGACGGGCAACTTCCCCAAGCCTTGGCGCAAGTCAATCGGGCGCTTGAACTTGACCCCACGCTGGTGGACGCGCGTCTGTTGGCGGCGGGACTGGATTCAGCCACGGGGGACAATGCGACCGCGGCCAAGCAATACGAACAGGTACTCAAGACTGATCCGAAGAACCAGGAAGCTTATCTCTATCTGGGCACTTTGTACGCCAAGCAGGGCAATTACAAGCAGGCGCTGGCAACTTTCCAGCGGATGATCACGCTGGACCCGCGTTCCTTCCTGGGCTACTACTACGCCGGTCGCGTCAGCGCGGCAGCTCAGAACTATCCCGCCGCCGACAACTACTTCCAACAAGCCTTGGTGCTCAATCCCGATTCCGAACTGGTGCTAATGGACGTGGCGCTGCTGCGCGAGTTGGAGGGCAAGACGCAGGAAGCCGAACAGATCTACCACAGAATCCTGCTCTCCAATCCCGACGACGACACCGCGCGCAAGCGCTTGGCCGAGCTGTACGTCGGGCAGAAGAAGTTCGACCAAGCCTTGGACGAATTCAAGCGGTTGGAGAAGCTGGAAACCAATCCCGAGGACACGCGGATCAAAATCGGGTTACTTTACTTCGAGCGGGGCGATTTCGAACGCGCCGCGGTCGAGTTTAACCTGGTACTGGGCGCGCAGCCCAACAATTACCGAGTTCATTATTATTTGGGCAGCGTGTATTCGGAAATGAATGAGCCCAAAAAGGCCGAAGCCCAATTTCAGCAAATCCCGCCCAACGCTGACCACTTCGTCGAATCGCGGGTCCATCTGGCCTACCTGTACGACAAGGACAAACAGTACGACGAGGCGATCGCGGTACTGAAGCAAGCCTTGGAGAAAAAGCCCAACGACGCCGAGTTGATGGGGTTCATGGCCGGGATTTACCGTGAAAAGAAGGACTTGCCCGACGCGATCGCGCTGTTGCAGAAGATGACGGTCGCCGACCCCAAGAACGACAAGTTTCATTTCACCCTGGGCGCGCTCTATGACGAAGACAAGCAGCAGCAGGAAAGTATCGCCCAAATGAAGGAAGCCATCCGCCTCAATCCCAGCAATGCGCAGGCGCTCAACTACTTGGGCTATACTTACGCCGAGATGGGCACCAACCTGAGCGAGGCGGAGAAGCTGGTGCGGCGAGCGATCGACCTGGAACCTCAGGACGGCTTTTACATCGATAGTTTAGGCTGGGTCTATTATCGGCAGGGGCACTACCGGGAGGCGGCCAAGGAATTGGAACGGGCGGTGGACTTGACCGACGACGATCCCACCATCACCGAGCATCTGGCGGATACCTATGAGAAGTTAGGCAAGTACGAGGCTGCCAATCATCTCTACAAACAAGCCTTGGCCAAGTCCCAGGAAAGCGATCAAGTCCAGCGCTTGCGTCTCAAACTGCAATCCCTGCGGGCCGAGCAGCACGTCCAACAGTAG
- a CDS encoding APC family permease produces MALVAVMYLAISGGAYGIEEAIGWGGVRLTLLLCLLVPLAVSLPTALMAAELTTLFPVEGGFYVWVREGLGSFAGFAEAYFTLLYTAVDMTLYPVLFASYLAFIWPLTARAQLALALLMVWSCGLLNIIGVKLVGRTSIALCALLLTPLLAMVMAGGALLLKHPLPPPAETLASGRYHALGMTLVVVIWNFSGWENLSVVAEEIKTARRTYLAAMAIVLPMVVLGYLLPVAVGGAVMGNSAAWHSGALAEIGQRVGGHLLGRALALGGMVSALAIFQAAMLWVSRLPFILALEGYLPSGLSTLGKRTLTPWVAIVAWCGVCTVLMPLGFGLLVLLDVTFYMAGLMLELAALIRLRRLFPQRLGLFTIPGGTGVLAVLVIAPLLVWGLTFTVALGSTHGLLQLVGAALLGVSTWPAWRFCRRWSQSACAQASYNPSVLS; encoded by the coding sequence TTGGCGCTGGTCGCCGTCATGTATCTCGCCATCAGCGGCGGCGCTTACGGAATCGAGGAGGCGATCGGCTGGGGCGGCGTACGTCTCACCCTGTTGCTATGCCTGCTGGTTCCCCTCGCCGTCAGCCTACCCACCGCCTTGATGGCGGCCGAACTAACCACCCTATTCCCAGTCGAAGGCGGCTTTTACGTCTGGGTCCGCGAAGGCTTGGGTAGTTTCGCCGGTTTTGCCGAAGCTTATTTTACCTTATTGTACACCGCGGTTGACATGACCCTCTACCCGGTCCTGTTCGCCTCTTACTTGGCCTTCATCTGGCCGCTCACCGCCCGCGCTCAACTGGCGCTGGCGCTGCTGATGGTCTGGAGCTGCGGCCTTCTCAACATCATTGGGGTCAAGTTGGTGGGGCGCACCTCGATTGCCTTGTGCGCCCTGCTCCTCACACCCTTGCTGGCGATGGTGATGGCGGGCGGCGCGCTACTGCTCAAGCATCCCCTGCCGCCACCGGCCGAAACCTTGGCCAGCGGCAGATATCACGCCTTGGGAATGACTTTGGTGGTCGTGATTTGGAACTTCAGCGGGTGGGAGAATCTCAGTGTCGTGGCAGAGGAGATCAAGACCGCTCGCCGAACCTATCTGGCCGCGATGGCGATCGTCCTGCCGATGGTGGTGCTGGGGTATCTGCTCCCGGTTGCCGTGGGCGGCGCCGTAATGGGTAATTCCGCGGCATGGCATAGCGGAGCCTTGGCCGAGATCGGCCAACGGGTGGGCGGCCATCTGCTGGGGCGCGCTTTGGCGCTGGGTGGGATGGTAAGCGCGCTGGCGATTTTTCAGGCCGCGATGCTATGGGTATCGCGCCTGCCTTTCATCCTGGCCCTGGAGGGTTACCTGCCCAGCGGCTTGAGCACGTTGGGCAAGCGCACCCTTACGCCATGGGTCGCGATTGTAGCGTGGTGCGGGGTCTGCACCGTCCTGATGCCGCTAGGCTTCGGCCTCTTGGTGCTGCTGGACGTCACCTTTTATATGGCTGGGCTGATGCTGGAGCTGGCGGCGCTGATTCGCCTGCGCCGGCTGTTTCCACAACGCCTTGGTCTGTTCACCATTCCCGGCGGCACAGGAGTACTGGCCGTGCTGGTGATTGCTCCCCTCTTGGTCTGGGGCCTGACCTTCACGGTCGCGCTGGGCAGCACCCATGGCCTGCTTCAGTTGGTCGGCGCAGCACTATTGGGTGTAAGTACCTGGCCGGCCTGGCGCTTTTGCCGCCGCTGGAGCCAGTCGGCCTGCGCCCAAGCGTCTTACAACCCCTCGGTCTTGAGCTGA
- a CDS encoding DOPA 4,5-dioxygenase family protein, protein MAQEAASGVRDPAIIRGYHAHVYFNPDQVETAAKIRQLVAGAFPLARLGGWRPQPVGPHPKAMYLIEFKPDEFARIIPWLMLNRSGLTVMVHPFTDDGGQDHSANTLWLGEQFQLKTEGL, encoded by the coding sequence ATGGCACAGGAAGCGGCGTCAGGAGTGCGCGATCCGGCGATAATCCGTGGCTATCACGCGCACGTTTACTTCAATCCCGATCAGGTGGAGACGGCGGCAAAAATCCGCCAACTGGTGGCCGGCGCCTTTCCCTTGGCGCGGCTGGGGGGATGGCGCCCACAGCCGGTCGGGCCCCATCCCAAGGCGATGTACTTGATCGAATTCAAACCCGATGAATTCGCCCGGATCATTCCCTGGCTGATGCTCAATCGCAGCGGCTTAACCGTGATGGTTCATCCCTTCACCGATGACGGCGGGCAGGACCATTCCGCCAACACGCTGTGGCTGGGCGAGCAGTTTCAGCTCAAGACCGAGGGGTTGTAA